One Dromiciops gliroides isolate mDroGli1 chromosome 3, mDroGli1.pri, whole genome shotgun sequence DNA segment encodes these proteins:
- the LOC122746863 gene encoding zinc finger protein 850-like isoform X3 produces MASGLLTVRAHQGPVTFKDVAVDFSWEEWGHLGPAQKRLYREVMLENYRNLVCLGLAASSPEVVCQLERGEGPWMPEGDVPGSSCAVWGTRLEIRGSASPLRLLMQESSQERLKGDNPCDFNQEEAWECGASLERQQHSEKNVPKCDLHRESKYKECGKPFNYISDLMEYKPVHAREKCYKYKEYGKAFSRNSQLIEHKIHTGEKLCECKICGKAFCQCSKLDQHQMIHTREKAYVCNDYEKGFHQSSALTQHQTIHSGDKPYENNESGKIFSSRFIGHQRIHMGEKPYECIDCGKTFHHRTGLIEHQRIHSGERAYECYECGKAFCQKPGLIQHQRIHTGEKPYECKECGKAFCRNSQLTEHKRIHTGEKPYECSECGKVFRQRSKLTRHQIIHTREKIYICSDCGKAFHQSSALIQHQTIHTGEKPYECNECGKAFSLSTRLFIHQRIHTGEKPYECMNCGKAFHHRTGLTEHQRIHTGERAYECYECGKAFCQRAGLTQHQRIHTREKPYECKECGKTFCQRIGLTQHERIHTGEKPYECNECGKAFRVRTQLTQHQIIHTGEKPYECNVCGKTFCQSSQLTRHQIIHTGEKPYECNQCGKAFRRSAGLSRHQTIHTGEKPFECKECGKAFRLSTALTEHQRIHTGEKPFECNECGKAFRLSIGLTEHQRNHTGEKPYECIECGKAFSQSTQLNRHQRIHTGEKPYECNECGKAFGQRSHLTQHQTVHTGEKPYECNECGKAFSRSTGLTGHLRIHTGEKPYECNECGKTFRLKTGLAEHQRIHTGEKPYQCNECGNNFRLSKQLTQHYKIHTGEIPYEGQTS; encoded by the exons ATGGCCTCTGGGCTCCTGACAGTCAGGGCCCATCAG GGGCCAGTGACCTTCAAGGATGTGGCCGTGGACTTCTCCTGGGAGGAGTGGGGGCACCTGGGCCCTGCCCAGAAGAGGCTGTACCGGGaggtgatgctggagaactacaGGAACCTGGTCTGCCTGG GGCTTGCTGCTTCCAGTCCAGAGGTGGTCTGCCAGCTGGAGCGAGGAGAAGGGCCCTGGATGCCGGAGGGAGACGTCCCAGGAAGCAGCTGTGCAG tttggggaactagacttgaaatcaggggGTCAGCTTCACCTCTGAGACTTCTGATGCAAGAATCATCTCAGGAAAGACTCAAAGGGGATAATCCCTGTGACTTCAATCAGGAAGAAGCCTGGGAATGTGGTGCTAGTTTAGAGAGGCAGCAGCACAGTGAGAAGAATGTCCCTAAATGTGATTTACATAGAGAGAGCAAGTATAAAGAATGTGGGAAACCTTTCAATTATATATCAGACCTCATGGAGTATAAGCCAGTTCATGCTAGAGAGAAATGTTATAAGTATAAGGAATATGGGAAGGCCTTCTCCAGGAACTCACAGCTTATTGAACataaaattcatactggagaaaagctGTGTGAATGTAAAATATGTGGGAAAGCATTTTGCCAGTGCTCAAAACTTGATCAACATCAAATGATTCATACTAGAGAAAAAGCTTATGTATGCAATGACTATGAGAAAGGCTTCCACCAGAGCTCAGCACTTACTCAACATCAAACTATTCATTCTGGAGATAAACCTTATGAAAACAATGAATCTGGGAAAATCTTCAGCTCAAGATTTATAGGACATCAACGAATTCATAtgggagagaagccttatgaatgtattGACTGTGGGAAAACTTTCCATCATAGAACTGGACTTattgaacatcagagaattcatagtgGGGAGAGAGCTTATGAATGttatgaatgtgggaaagccttctgCCAGAAACCGGGACTTAttcagcatcagagaattcataccggagaaaaaccttatgagtgtaaggaatgtggaaaggccttctgTAGGAATTCACAGCTCACTGAACATAAGAGGATTCATAccggagagaaaccttatgaatgcagtGAATGCGGAAAGGTCTTCCGACAGCGCTCAAAGCTTACTAGACATCAGATAATCCATACCAGAGAGAAAATTTACATATGTAGTGACTGTGGGAAAGCCTTCCATCAGAGTTCAGCACTTATTCAACATCAgacaattcatactggagaaaagccttatgaatgtaatgaatgtgggaaggcctttagcCTGAGCACACGATTATTTATACATCAGCGAATTCATACTGgggagaagccttatgaatgtatgAATTGTGGAAAGGCCTTCCATCATAGAACAGGActtactgaacatcagagaattcatactggagagagagCTTATGAATGttatgaatgtgggaaagccttctgCCAGAGAGCAGGActtactcagcatcagagaattcataccagagagaaaccttatgaatgtaaggaatgtgggaagACCTTTTGCCAAAGAATAGGACTTACTCAACATGAgcgaattcatactggagagaaaccttatgaatgcaatgaatgtgggaaagccttccgAGTGAGAACACAGCTTACTCAACATCAGAttattcatactggagagaaaccttatgaatgcaatgTATGTGGGAAGACTTTCTGCCAGAGCTCACAGCTTACTAGACACCAgataattcatactggagagaaaccatatgaatGCAATCAGTGTGGGAAGGCTTTCCGCCGAAGTGCTGGGCTTAGTCGACATCAgacaattcatactggagaaaagccttttgaatgtaaagaatgtgggaaggcctttaggCTTAGCACAGCACTTAcagaacatcagagaattcataccggagagaaaccttttgaatgtaacgaatgtggaaaagccttccgTCTGAGCATAGGACTTACTGAGCATCAGAGAAatcatacaggagagaaaccatatgaatgtattgaatgtggaaaggcctttagCCAGAGTACACAGCTTAAtcgacatcagagaattcacactggagaaaaaccatatgaatgcaatgaatgtggaaaggcctttggCCAAAGATCACATCTTACTCAACATCAGAcagttcatactggagagaagccttatgaatgtaatgaatgtgggaaagcctttagtaGAAGTACAGGTCTTACTGGACATctgagaattcatactggagagaaaccttatgaatgcaatgaatgtgggaagacctTCCGCCTAAAGACAGGACTTGCTGAACATCAgcgaattcatactggagagaaaccatatcagtgtaatgaatgtggaaataaCTTTCGCCTAAGCAAACAGCTTACTCAGCATTacaaaattcatactggagaaataCCTTATGAAG
- the LOC122746863 gene encoding zinc finger protein 345-like isoform X1 — MASGLLTVRAHQGPVTFKDVAVDFSWEEWGHLGPAQKRLYREVMLENYRNLVCLGLAASSPEVVCQLERGEGPWMPEGDVPGSSCAVWGTRLEIRGSASPLRLLMQESSQERLKGDNPCDFNQEEAWECGASLERQQHSEKNVPKCDLHRESKYKECGKPFNYISDLMEYKPVHAREKCYKYKEYGKAFSRNSQLIEHKIHTGEKLCECKICGKAFCQCSKLDQHQMIHTREKAYVCNDYEKGFHQSSALTQHQTIHSGDKPYENNESGKIFSSRFIGHQRIHMGEKPYECIDCGKTFHHRTGLIEHQRIHSGERAYECYECGKAFCQKPGLIQHQRIHTGEKPYECKECGKAFCRNSQLTEHKRIHTGEKPYECSECGKVFRQRSKLTRHQIIHTREKIYICSDCGKAFHQSSALIQHQTIHTGEKPYECNECGKAFSLSTRLFIHQRIHTGEKPYECMNCGKAFHHRTGLTEHQRIHTGERAYECYECGKAFCQRAGLTQHQRIHTREKPYECKECGKTFCQRIGLTQHERIHTGEKPYECNECGKAFRVRTQLTQHQIIHTGEKPYECNVCGKTFCQSSQLTRHQIIHTGEKPYECNQCGKAFRRSAGLSRHQTIHTGEKPFECKECGKAFRLSTALTEHQRIHTGEKPFECNECGKAFRLSIGLTEHQRNHTGEKPYECIECGKAFSQSTQLNRHQRIHTGEKPYECNECGKAFGQRSHLTQHQTVHTGEKPYECNECGKAFSRSTGLTGHLRIHTGEKPYECNECGKTFRLKTGLAEHQRIHTGEKPYQCNECGNNFRLSKQLTQHYKIHTGEIPYEGQEDHCFFVPCQIADHSPEEVMHN; from the exons ATGGCCTCTGGGCTCCTGACAGTCAGGGCCCATCAG GGGCCAGTGACCTTCAAGGATGTGGCCGTGGACTTCTCCTGGGAGGAGTGGGGGCACCTGGGCCCTGCCCAGAAGAGGCTGTACCGGGaggtgatgctggagaactacaGGAACCTGGTCTGCCTGG GGCTTGCTGCTTCCAGTCCAGAGGTGGTCTGCCAGCTGGAGCGAGGAGAAGGGCCCTGGATGCCGGAGGGAGACGTCCCAGGAAGCAGCTGTGCAG tttggggaactagacttgaaatcaggggGTCAGCTTCACCTCTGAGACTTCTGATGCAAGAATCATCTCAGGAAAGACTCAAAGGGGATAATCCCTGTGACTTCAATCAGGAAGAAGCCTGGGAATGTGGTGCTAGTTTAGAGAGGCAGCAGCACAGTGAGAAGAATGTCCCTAAATGTGATTTACATAGAGAGAGCAAGTATAAAGAATGTGGGAAACCTTTCAATTATATATCAGACCTCATGGAGTATAAGCCAGTTCATGCTAGAGAGAAATGTTATAAGTATAAGGAATATGGGAAGGCCTTCTCCAGGAACTCACAGCTTATTGAACataaaattcatactggagaaaagctGTGTGAATGTAAAATATGTGGGAAAGCATTTTGCCAGTGCTCAAAACTTGATCAACATCAAATGATTCATACTAGAGAAAAAGCTTATGTATGCAATGACTATGAGAAAGGCTTCCACCAGAGCTCAGCACTTACTCAACATCAAACTATTCATTCTGGAGATAAACCTTATGAAAACAATGAATCTGGGAAAATCTTCAGCTCAAGATTTATAGGACATCAACGAATTCATAtgggagagaagccttatgaatgtattGACTGTGGGAAAACTTTCCATCATAGAACTGGACTTattgaacatcagagaattcatagtgGGGAGAGAGCTTATGAATGttatgaatgtgggaaagccttctgCCAGAAACCGGGACTTAttcagcatcagagaattcataccggagaaaaaccttatgagtgtaaggaatgtggaaaggccttctgTAGGAATTCACAGCTCACTGAACATAAGAGGATTCATAccggagagaaaccttatgaatgcagtGAATGCGGAAAGGTCTTCCGACAGCGCTCAAAGCTTACTAGACATCAGATAATCCATACCAGAGAGAAAATTTACATATGTAGTGACTGTGGGAAAGCCTTCCATCAGAGTTCAGCACTTATTCAACATCAgacaattcatactggagaaaagccttatgaatgtaatgaatgtgggaaggcctttagcCTGAGCACACGATTATTTATACATCAGCGAATTCATACTGgggagaagccttatgaatgtatgAATTGTGGAAAGGCCTTCCATCATAGAACAGGActtactgaacatcagagaattcatactggagagagagCTTATGAATGttatgaatgtgggaaagccttctgCCAGAGAGCAGGActtactcagcatcagagaattcataccagagagaaaccttatgaatgtaaggaatgtgggaagACCTTTTGCCAAAGAATAGGACTTACTCAACATGAgcgaattcatactggagagaaaccttatgaatgcaatgaatgtgggaaagccttccgAGTGAGAACACAGCTTACTCAACATCAGAttattcatactggagagaaaccttatgaatgcaatgTATGTGGGAAGACTTTCTGCCAGAGCTCACAGCTTACTAGACACCAgataattcatactggagagaaaccatatgaatGCAATCAGTGTGGGAAGGCTTTCCGCCGAAGTGCTGGGCTTAGTCGACATCAgacaattcatactggagaaaagccttttgaatgtaaagaatgtgggaaggcctttaggCTTAGCACAGCACTTAcagaacatcagagaattcataccggagagaaaccttttgaatgtaacgaatgtggaaaagccttccgTCTGAGCATAGGACTTACTGAGCATCAGAGAAatcatacaggagagaaaccatatgaatgtattgaatgtggaaaggcctttagCCAGAGTACACAGCTTAAtcgacatcagagaattcacactggagaaaaaccatatgaatgcaatgaatgtggaaaggcctttggCCAAAGATCACATCTTACTCAACATCAGAcagttcatactggagagaagccttatgaatgtaatgaatgtgggaaagcctttagtaGAAGTACAGGTCTTACTGGACATctgagaattcatactggagagaaaccttatgaatgcaatgaatgtgggaagacctTCCGCCTAAAGACAGGACTTGCTGAACATCAgcgaattcatactggagagaaaccatatcagtgtaatgaatgtggaaataaCTTTCGCCTAAGCAAACAGCTTACTCAGCATTacaaaattcatactggagaaataCCTTATGAAG
- the LOC122746863 gene encoding zinc finger protein 850-like isoform X2, whose translation MASGLLTVRAHQGPVTFKDVAVDFSWEEWGHLGPAQKRLYREVMLENYRNLVCLGLAASSPEVVCQLERGEGPWMPEGDVPGSSCAVWGTRLEIRGSASPLRLLMQESSQERLKGDNPCDFNQEEAWECGASLERQQHSEKNVPKCDLHRESKYKECGKPFNYISDLMEYKPVHAREKCYKYKEYGKAFSRNSQLIEHKIHTGEKLCECKICGKAFCQCSKLDQHQMIHTREKAYVCNDYEKGFHQSSALTQHQTIHSGDKPYENNESGKIFSSRFIGHQRIHMGEKPYECIDCGKTFHHRTGLIEHQRIHSGERAYECYECGKAFCQKPGLIQHQRIHTGEKPYECKECGKAFCRNSQLTEHKRIHTGEKPYECSECGKVFRQRSKLTRHQIIHTREKIYICSDCGKAFHQSSALIQHQTIHTGEKPYECNECGKAFSLSTRLFIHQRIHTGEKPYECMNCGKAFHHRTGLTEHQRIHTGERAYECYECGKAFCQRAGLTQHQRIHTREKPYECKECGKTFCQRIGLTQHERIHTGEKPYECNECGKAFRVRTQLTQHQIIHTGEKPYECNVCGKTFCQSSQLTRHQIIHTGEKPYECNQCGKAFRRSAGLSRHQTIHTGEKPFECKECGKAFRLSTALTEHQRIHTGEKPFECNECGKAFRLSIGLTEHQRNHTGEKPYECIECGKAFSQSTQLNRHQRIHTGEKPYECNECGKAFGQRSHLTQHQTVHTGEKPYECNECGKAFSRSTGLTGHLRIHTGEKPYECNECGKTFRLKTGLAEHQRIHTGEKPYQCNECGNNFRLSKQLTQHYKIHTGEIPYEGRPLFLCSMSDS comes from the exons ATGGCCTCTGGGCTCCTGACAGTCAGGGCCCATCAG GGGCCAGTGACCTTCAAGGATGTGGCCGTGGACTTCTCCTGGGAGGAGTGGGGGCACCTGGGCCCTGCCCAGAAGAGGCTGTACCGGGaggtgatgctggagaactacaGGAACCTGGTCTGCCTGG GGCTTGCTGCTTCCAGTCCAGAGGTGGTCTGCCAGCTGGAGCGAGGAGAAGGGCCCTGGATGCCGGAGGGAGACGTCCCAGGAAGCAGCTGTGCAG tttggggaactagacttgaaatcaggggGTCAGCTTCACCTCTGAGACTTCTGATGCAAGAATCATCTCAGGAAAGACTCAAAGGGGATAATCCCTGTGACTTCAATCAGGAAGAAGCCTGGGAATGTGGTGCTAGTTTAGAGAGGCAGCAGCACAGTGAGAAGAATGTCCCTAAATGTGATTTACATAGAGAGAGCAAGTATAAAGAATGTGGGAAACCTTTCAATTATATATCAGACCTCATGGAGTATAAGCCAGTTCATGCTAGAGAGAAATGTTATAAGTATAAGGAATATGGGAAGGCCTTCTCCAGGAACTCACAGCTTATTGAACataaaattcatactggagaaaagctGTGTGAATGTAAAATATGTGGGAAAGCATTTTGCCAGTGCTCAAAACTTGATCAACATCAAATGATTCATACTAGAGAAAAAGCTTATGTATGCAATGACTATGAGAAAGGCTTCCACCAGAGCTCAGCACTTACTCAACATCAAACTATTCATTCTGGAGATAAACCTTATGAAAACAATGAATCTGGGAAAATCTTCAGCTCAAGATTTATAGGACATCAACGAATTCATAtgggagagaagccttatgaatgtattGACTGTGGGAAAACTTTCCATCATAGAACTGGACTTattgaacatcagagaattcatagtgGGGAGAGAGCTTATGAATGttatgaatgtgggaaagccttctgCCAGAAACCGGGACTTAttcagcatcagagaattcataccggagaaaaaccttatgagtgtaaggaatgtggaaaggccttctgTAGGAATTCACAGCTCACTGAACATAAGAGGATTCATAccggagagaaaccttatgaatgcagtGAATGCGGAAAGGTCTTCCGACAGCGCTCAAAGCTTACTAGACATCAGATAATCCATACCAGAGAGAAAATTTACATATGTAGTGACTGTGGGAAAGCCTTCCATCAGAGTTCAGCACTTATTCAACATCAgacaattcatactggagaaaagccttatgaatgtaatgaatgtgggaaggcctttagcCTGAGCACACGATTATTTATACATCAGCGAATTCATACTGgggagaagccttatgaatgtatgAATTGTGGAAAGGCCTTCCATCATAGAACAGGActtactgaacatcagagaattcatactggagagagagCTTATGAATGttatgaatgtgggaaagccttctgCCAGAGAGCAGGActtactcagcatcagagaattcataccagagagaaaccttatgaatgtaaggaatgtgggaagACCTTTTGCCAAAGAATAGGACTTACTCAACATGAgcgaattcatactggagagaaaccttatgaatgcaatgaatgtgggaaagccttccgAGTGAGAACACAGCTTACTCAACATCAGAttattcatactggagagaaaccttatgaatgcaatgTATGTGGGAAGACTTTCTGCCAGAGCTCACAGCTTACTAGACACCAgataattcatactggagagaaaccatatgaatGCAATCAGTGTGGGAAGGCTTTCCGCCGAAGTGCTGGGCTTAGTCGACATCAgacaattcatactggagaaaagccttttgaatgtaaagaatgtgggaaggcctttaggCTTAGCACAGCACTTAcagaacatcagagaattcataccggagagaaaccttttgaatgtaacgaatgtggaaaagccttccgTCTGAGCATAGGACTTACTGAGCATCAGAGAAatcatacaggagagaaaccatatgaatgtattgaatgtggaaaggcctttagCCAGAGTACACAGCTTAAtcgacatcagagaattcacactggagaaaaaccatatgaatgcaatgaatgtggaaaggcctttggCCAAAGATCACATCTTACTCAACATCAGAcagttcatactggagagaagccttatgaatgtaatgaatgtgggaaagcctttagtaGAAGTACAGGTCTTACTGGACATctgagaattcatactggagagaaaccttatgaatgcaatgaatgtgggaagacctTCCGCCTAAAGACAGGACTTGCTGAACATCAgcgaattcatactggagagaaaccatatcagtgtaatgaatgtggaaataaCTTTCGCCTAAGCAAACAGCTTACTCAGCATTacaaaattcatactggagaaataCCTTATGAAG